The Halomicrobium zhouii region GGGAGAACGCGAACGCCGCTGGGGGCGCAATCTCACACACGGACACCTCTCGCAACGTGAGACCGTCCCGGGCTTCCGACAGCGACTCACCCACTCGCTGGTCGGAGTGCCCAGACCTCGTAGGGTTGTTCGGCAGGTTCCTCGGGGTCGATCCCTGCCTGCTTCTCGGCCTCGTACCGGCTCCGTTCGACGGTCTCGAAATTCGATTCCAGGATCGTCCGCACGGTACGCACGGTTCGCTCCTGGGCGAACACCGGTCCGTCGTCGCGTGGCATGTGATTGTGGGCGGCGACCAGCAGGCCGTCGTCGGCGACGACGCCACGCAGGTCGTCGGCGAACTCGAACAGGTCAGTCACGGAGTAGTCTGCACAGAGGTAGTACAGCGATCCGACGGCGACGACGGCGTCGAAGGCGCGCTCGCTTTCGGCCACCCAGTCAACGATGTCCGCCCGCTCGTAAGACGCGTCAGGGGCCCACTCGCGGGCGGCGTCGAGCGCCTCCTTCGAACAGTCGACGCCGACGACTTCGGCGTCGGGATACGCCTCGGTCGCCAGTCTCGTTTTGGCGCCGTTGCCACAGCCCAGATCGAGGATCCGGTCGACCTCTTCCGGCGCTTTCCGGTCGCGAAGTGCGGCGAGAGGGCGCTCGCCCTTGCGGCGCTCGTACTCGCTCTCGTAGTAGCCCCACGGGTCGCCCTCGGCTTCGGCGTAGCGTTCGTCGAAGTATTCGTCGTCGAACCGCATGCTCTCACCGGAGGCTGGGGCGAATTAAAAAGTTGGGTCCGGAGGCCTGTCGCTCGCTTGGCCTACGCGACCTGGCGCCGTTCGGTGAAGGTCACGGTCTGGTCGGCTGTCTCGACCGTCGTCTGGACGGTTATCCAGCCGTCGTTCCGCTCGATTTTGTACCCGTCGCTGTACGACAGTTCGACGCGCTTCGTCGCGGTGTAGGACTCGCCGGCGTCGAGCGCGCCGACGTCCTCGGAGCCCTGCCAGACCTGGTCGCCGTCGGTGCCGTTGCCGGCGAAGATACGCGTGTAGACGGTGACGTCGTCGGCAGTCGCATCTCGCCGGTTGGTGAGGGTCGAGGTGACGTCGCGGCAGGTCCGTCCGCACTCCTCGATGTTCCCGATAGCGAACGTGAACGGCGGCGTGTCGGTCGCAGTCGCCGTTGCGTCGCTGGTCCCGC contains the following coding sequences:
- a CDS encoding class I SAM-dependent methyltransferase — protein: MRFDDEYFDERYAEAEGDPWGYYESEYERRKGERPLAALRDRKAPEEVDRILDLGCGNGAKTRLATEAYPDAEVVGVDCSKEALDAAREWAPDASYERADIVDWVAESERAFDAVVAVGSLYYLCADYSVTDLFEFADDLRGVVADDGLLVAAHNHMPRDDGPVFAQERTVRTVRTILESNFETVERSRYEAEKQAGIDPEEPAEQPYEVWALRPASG